A region of Arabidopsis thaliana chromosome 5, partial sequence DNA encodes the following proteins:
- a CDS encoding Histone superfamily protein (Histone superfamily protein; FUNCTIONS IN: sequence-specific DNA binding, DNA binding; INVOLVED IN: biological_process unknown; LOCATED IN: intracellular; EXPRESSED IN: 6 plant structures; EXPRESSED DURING: 4 anthesis, petal differentiation and expansion stage, E expanded cotyledon stage, D bilateral stage; CONTAINS InterPro DOMAIN/s: Transcription factor CBF/NF-Y/archaeal histone (InterPro:IPR003958), Histone-fold (InterPro:IPR009072); BEST Arabidopsis thaliana protein match is: nuclear factor Y, subunit C11 (TAIR:AT3G12480.1); Has 30201 Blast hits to 17322 proteins in 780 species: Archae - 12; Bacteria - 1396; Metazoa - 17338; Fungi - 3422; Plants - 5037; Viruses - 0; Other Eukaryotes - 2996 (source: NCBI BLink).) encodes MKKKLQTRFPATRIKKIMQTDEEVGKIAMAVPLLVSKALELFLQDLCNHTYDVTLSRGAKTVNAFHLKQCVQATNVFDFLRDTVAKVPDLGGSDTEDQSATKRRKVVDGSSCNDEDMIKTTQMHEVKHTSCGRGRRGRGRGRSSGRTGSGLSLKFEEDLEDGSPESSRTPSPENGSLSHDDTSWKKVASHNNHHSSNSEVKVRNFDLNVELDENGDNATWLETQLERSPDYPLEINEMKIDPDDQQQASASDEEDYDEESIDQE; translated from the exons ACAAGGATTAAGAAGATTATGCAAACTGATGAGGAAGTTGGCAAAATAGCAATGGCAGTCCCTCTTCTTGTTT CTAAAGCTTTGGAGCTGTTTTTACAAGACTTGTGTAATCACACGTATGATGTAACTCTAAGCCGAGGTGCTAAAACTGTCAACGCCTTTCATTT GAAGCAGTGTGTGCAAGCGACTAATGTCTTTGATTTTCTAAGAGACACTGTCGCTAAAGTTCCTGATTTGGGTGGCTCAGACACTGAAGACCAATCAGCTACCAAAAGAAG GAAAGTTGTTGATGGAAGTAGTTGCAACGATGAAGATATGATAAAGACCACTCAAATG CATGAGGTCAAACATACTAGCTGTGGCAGAGGAAGGCGAGGTAGAGGCCGCGGACGAAGTAGTGGAAGAACAGGAAGTGGGCTGTCTctaaaatttgaagaagatttaGAAGACGGTTCTCCCGAAAGCAGCAGGACCCCGTCTCCCGAAAACGGGAGCCTTTCTCACGACGATACATCTTGGAAGAAAGTTGCATCACACAACAATCATCATAGTAGTAACTCAGAGGTAAAAGTAAGGAACTTCGATCTTAATGTTGAATTAGATGAGAATGGAGACAATGCTACATGGCTGGAAACACAGCTAGAGAGAAGTCCAGATTACCCGTTGGAGATTAACGAAATGAAAATAGATCCTGATGATCAACAACAGGCTAGTGCTAGTGACGAGGAAGATTATGATGAAGAAAGCATAGACCAAGAGTGA